In Vibrio celticus, one genomic interval encodes:
- a CDS encoding DUF3149 domain-containing protein: MDFWLDLLFGNAVGLSSMIVIFGALGLMMFYGGFFIYKVMTEKSPH; this comes from the coding sequence ATGGACTTTTGGCTAGATCTCCTATTTGGTAATGCGGTGGGACTATCTTCAATGATAGTAATCTTCGGGGCTCTGGGTCTCATGATGTTTTATGGAGGCTTCTTCATCTACAAAGTTATGACTGAAAAATCTCCTCACTAG
- the kdsA gene encoding 3-deoxy-8-phosphooctulonate synthase gives MMEQKTVHIGDMPIANDKPFTLFAGMNVLESRDLAMQICEHYVKVTEKLGIPYVFKASFDKANRSSVHSYRGPGMEEGLKIFQELKDTFGVKIITDIHTEAQAQPVADVVDVIQLPAFLARQTDLVEAMAKTGAVINVKKPQFMSPNQVGNIVDKFAECGNDNIILCERGACMGYDNLVVDMLGFGVMKKSSNGSPIIFDVTHSLQMRDPSGAASGGRREQTVELAKAGLATGIAGLFIEAHPNPDQARCDGPSALPLDKLEPFLKQMKALDDLIKGFEHIDIK, from the coding sequence ATGATGGAACAGAAAACAGTTCACATTGGCGATATGCCAATTGCTAACGACAAGCCATTTACGCTATTTGCAGGCATGAACGTTCTTGAATCTCGCGATCTCGCTATGCAGATCTGTGAGCACTATGTAAAAGTAACAGAGAAGCTGGGCATCCCTTACGTATTTAAGGCGTCTTTCGATAAAGCGAACCGAAGCTCAGTTCATTCATACCGTGGCCCAGGCATGGAAGAAGGTCTTAAAATCTTCCAAGAGCTGAAAGACACTTTCGGCGTGAAGATCATTACTGATATTCACACAGAAGCTCAAGCTCAGCCTGTTGCGGATGTGGTTGATGTAATCCAACTACCTGCATTCCTAGCTCGTCAAACTGATCTTGTTGAAGCAATGGCTAAGACTGGCGCGGTAATCAACGTGAAGAAGCCTCAGTTCATGAGCCCGAACCAAGTTGGCAACATCGTTGATAAGTTCGCTGAGTGCGGTAACGACAACATCATCCTTTGTGAGCGTGGCGCTTGCATGGGTTACGATAACCTAGTCGTTGATATGCTTGGCTTTGGCGTAATGAAGAAGTCTTCAAACGGCAGCCCAATCATCTTCGACGTGACGCACTCTCTACAAATGCGTGACCCATCGGGTGCTGCATCTGGCGGTCGCCGTGAGCAAACGGTTGAACTTGCTAAAGCTGGCCTGGCGACAGGTATTGCGGGTCTGTTCATTGAAGCTCACCCGAATCCAGACCAAGCTCGTTGTGATGGCCCATCTGCGCTACCTCTAGACAAACTAGAGCCGTTCTTGAAGCAGATGAAAGCACTTGATGACCTTATCAAAGGCTTTGAGCATATTGATATTAAATAA
- a CDS encoding SirB1 family protein — protein MYEFFDEDFDQLELAEGALILNKAINPETQDSWAEQELARLFKEAEFALVHETDEQQKFESFIRLFFYEWGFAGDKDAYFSSENAFIDKVLERKKGIPVSLGAIFLFLGRKLGFPVEGVSFPTQFLLKVSWYGQAAAYINPYNGEYVGEQTLRAWLIGHDGPLAKVKPEHLEVADHPTIIGKWLALLKSALLREERYTLALKCTDLALTFVPDDPYEIRDRGFIYQQLDCHQVAATDYQYFIDQCPDDPASELLKSQVNVMNEKTVVVH, from the coding sequence ATGTACGAATTTTTTGATGAAGACTTTGACCAGCTAGAATTAGCTGAAGGTGCATTGATCTTAAATAAAGCGATTAACCCAGAAACTCAAGACAGTTGGGCTGAGCAAGAGCTGGCAAGATTGTTTAAAGAAGCTGAGTTTGCTTTGGTTCATGAAACCGACGAACAGCAGAAGTTTGAGTCTTTTATTCGACTATTCTTCTACGAGTGGGGTTTTGCTGGCGATAAGGACGCGTACTTCTCTTCAGAAAACGCATTCATTGATAAAGTGCTTGAGAGAAAGAAAGGCATTCCAGTGAGTCTGGGGGCGATCTTTCTTTTTCTAGGTCGCAAGCTAGGCTTTCCTGTAGAGGGCGTCTCTTTCCCGACTCAATTCTTACTTAAAGTAAGCTGGTACGGGCAAGCTGCAGCCTATATTAACCCTTATAACGGCGAGTACGTTGGCGAACAAACGCTGCGAGCATGGTTAATTGGCCATGATGGCCCATTAGCTAAGGTGAAACCTGAGCACTTAGAAGTTGCCGACCACCCAACAATTATTGGTAAGTGGTTAGCACTGCTCAAGAGTGCACTGCTGCGAGAAGAGCGTTATACACTTGCATTGAAGTGTACTGACCTTGCTTTGACGTTTGTGCCGGATGACCCGTATGAAATCCGTGACCGCGGTTTTATCTATCAGCAGCTAGACTGTCATCAAGTGGCTGCAACGGATTATCAATACTTTATCGACCAATGCCCAGATGACCCGGCATCTGAGTTACTGAAATCTCAAGTGAACGTCATGAACGAAAAGACAGTGGTTGTTCACTAA
- the rluF gene encoding 23S rRNA pseudouridine(2604) synthase RluF, whose protein sequence is MSQESQAKRLNKYISETGFCSRREADKLIDAGRVTINGKIPEMGTKVLPGDDVEIDNKPVRSKEKPIYIALNKPTGITCTTERDIPGNIVDFIGHHKRIFPIGRLDKPSDGLIFLTNDGDIVNKILRAGNNHEKEYVVRVDKPITTEFLKQMGAGVHILDTVTLPCKVEKETKFSFRITLTQGLNRQIRRMCEALGYEVFKLRRVRIMNISLDGIPNGKWRYLSDEEITEILAMCEGSVSTEDASKMNAKGQRIRKATDAKLFDSREENQASTARRNQNENRTRTYRGNNADEFRHAPNSKRGRNSSNGESGGNTENWKSSSRSERSNSDRNRSDRNRTNRDNNDRRSGKPANRSQDSNRPNKPAPKRVSGTLGLKK, encoded by the coding sequence ATGTCACAAGAATCCCAAGCTAAACGCCTTAATAAATACATCAGTGAAACTGGTTTTTGCTCACGCCGCGAAGCCGATAAGCTCATTGATGCAGGCCGAGTTACTATTAACGGTAAGATCCCTGAAATGGGTACTAAAGTCTTGCCAGGTGATGATGTTGAGATCGACAATAAGCCTGTTCGCTCAAAAGAGAAGCCGATTTACATTGCTCTTAATAAACCAACAGGTATCACCTGTACGACTGAGCGTGATATTCCTGGCAACATCGTCGACTTTATCGGCCACCACAAACGTATTTTCCCGATTGGTCGTCTAGATAAGCCTTCTGATGGTCTTATCTTCTTGACCAACGATGGCGACATCGTAAACAAGATCCTACGTGCAGGTAACAACCACGAGAAAGAATACGTGGTGCGTGTAGATAAGCCGATTACGACGGAATTCTTGAAGCAAATGGGCGCTGGCGTTCATATCCTTGATACAGTCACCTTGCCATGTAAGGTTGAGAAAGAGACTAAGTTCTCATTCCGAATTACGCTAACACAAGGCCTTAACCGCCAAATTCGCCGTATGTGTGAAGCGCTCGGTTATGAAGTATTTAAACTGCGTCGTGTTCGTATCATGAACATCTCACTAGACGGTATTCCTAACGGCAAATGGCGCTACCTGAGCGACGAAGAGATCACTGAAATTTTAGCGATGTGTGAAGGCTCAGTAAGTACGGAAGATGCGTCAAAAATGAACGCGAAAGGTCAACGCATTCGCAAAGCGACTGACGCGAAACTTTTTGATAGCCGTGAAGAGAACCAAGCTTCAACAGCGCGCCGTAATCAAAACGAGAACCGTACTCGCACTTACCGCGGTAACAATGCGGATGAATTCCGTCATGCACCTAACTCAAAGCGTGGCCGCAATTCATCGAACGGTGAAAGCGGTGGTAATACCGAGAACTGGAAATCGAGCTCTCGTTCAGAGCGTTCTAATTCAGATAGAAACCGTTCTGATCGCAATCGCACAAATCGCGACAATAACGATCGTAGAAGCGGTAAGCCGGCAAACCGCAGCCAAGATTCAAACAGACCGAACAAACCTGCACCAAAGCGTGTTAGTGGTACTTTAGGTCTGAAGAAGTAG
- a CDS encoding beta-N-acetylhexosaminidase, translating to MLKRNLLSVAVLAGLTGCAVTQAPEQKVVNALADNLDVQYEILTNHGANEGLACQDLGAEWASCNKVNMTLTNDGEAIDSKDWSIYFHSIRLILDVDNEQFKITRVTGDLHKLEPTEKFDGFAAGEEVVLPLTSEYWQLFETDFMPGAFVTAPNAEPKMIASLNTEDVASFVTGLEGNNLKRTPDDNNVMATAVTRFEKNADLATQDVSTTLLPTPMSVEAGEGSVSIAGGIALPKEAFDADQFAAIEERADVVNVDVSGDLPVSVAVVPTQFTGDLAKSGAYELSISEEGIAIKAFDKTGAFYAVQSIFGLIDSQNAESLPQLSIKDAPRFDYRGVMVDVARNFHSKDAILATLDQMAAYKMNKLHLHLTDDEGWRLEIPGLPELTDVGSNRCFDLDEQSCLLPQLGSGPTTDNFGSGFFSKADYVEILSYAKARSIEVIPEIDMPAHARSAVVSMEARYTRLMAEGKEAEANEYRLIDPQDTSNVTTVQFYDKQSFINPCMESSTHFVDKVISEVAAMHQEAGVPLTTWHFGGDEAKNIKLGAGLQDINAEDKVAWKGNIDLSKQDKPFQQSPQCQSLIADGTVSDFGHLPSHFAEQVSKIVAEKGIPHFQAWQDGLKYSEGEEAFATDSTRVNFWDVLYWGGTSSVYDWSAKGYDVIVSNPDYVYMDMPYEVDAAERGYYWATRATDTRKMFGFAPENMPQNAETSLDRDGNGFSGKGEIEAKPFYGLSAQLWSETVRNDEQYEYMVFPRVLAAAERAWHRADWENDYKVGVEYSQETNLVNKQALNSDFNRFANIVGQRELAKLEKAGIDYRLPVPGAQVVDGKLAMNVQFPGVELQYSADGEKWLTYDEQQRPSVSGETYIRSISESGEKVSRVTSVK from the coding sequence ATGTTGAAGAGAAACTTACTATCTGTAGCGGTATTGGCTGGCCTAACAGGTTGTGCAGTAACGCAAGCACCAGAACAAAAAGTAGTGAATGCACTGGCTGATAATCTTGATGTTCAGTACGAAATTCTAACTAACCATGGTGCGAATGAAGGCTTGGCTTGCCAGGACCTAGGTGCTGAATGGGCGTCATGTAATAAAGTGAACATGACGCTAACCAATGACGGTGAAGCGATTGACTCTAAAGATTGGAGCATCTACTTCCACAGTATTCGTCTTATTTTAGATGTTGATAATGAGCAATTTAAGATCACTCGCGTTACTGGTGACCTTCACAAGCTAGAACCTACTGAAAAATTTGACGGCTTTGCGGCTGGTGAAGAAGTGGTTCTTCCGTTAACGAGTGAATACTGGCAACTGTTTGAAACTGACTTTATGCCAGGTGCATTCGTGACGGCGCCAAACGCAGAACCTAAGATGATTGCATCATTGAATACAGAAGATGTTGCATCGTTCGTAACCGGCCTTGAGGGTAATAATCTTAAGCGTACGCCTGATGATAATAACGTAATGGCGACAGCGGTGACGCGTTTTGAAAAGAATGCTGATCTAGCAACTCAAGATGTATCAACAACGCTATTGCCAACGCCAATGTCGGTAGAAGCGGGTGAAGGTTCAGTAAGTATTGCTGGTGGTATTGCTTTACCAAAAGAGGCATTCGACGCTGATCAGTTCGCTGCAATTGAAGAACGTGCAGATGTGGTAAACGTAGATGTGAGTGGTGACCTTCCTGTAAGTGTTGCCGTTGTTCCTACTCAGTTTACGGGTGATTTAGCAAAATCTGGCGCTTATGAACTAAGCATCTCGGAAGAGGGGATTGCGATTAAAGCGTTTGATAAAACGGGTGCTTTCTACGCAGTTCAGTCTATTTTTGGCCTAATAGATAGTCAGAACGCTGAATCATTACCACAACTGTCAATTAAAGATGCGCCGCGCTTTGATTATCGTGGTGTGATGGTGGATGTTGCTCGAAACTTCCACTCAAAAGATGCCATCCTAGCAACGCTAGATCAAATGGCGGCATACAAGATGAATAAACTGCACCTTCACCTAACGGATGATGAAGGTTGGCGTTTAGAAATTCCAGGTTTACCAGAGCTAACGGATGTAGGGTCTAATCGTTGTTTTGATTTGGATGAACAAAGCTGCTTACTGCCTCAGCTAGGTTCTGGTCCAACAACAGACAACTTTGGCTCTGGTTTCTTTAGTAAAGCGGATTACGTCGAGATCCTAAGCTACGCTAAAGCGCGCAGCATCGAAGTTATCCCTGAAATTGATATGCCAGCACACGCTCGTTCAGCTGTGGTATCAATGGAAGCGCGTTACACGCGTCTCATGGCGGAAGGCAAAGAAGCAGAAGCGAACGAATACCGCTTGATAGATCCACAAGATACATCGAACGTAACCACGGTTCAGTTCTACGATAAGCAAAGCTTCATTAACCCATGTATGGAGTCATCAACTCACTTCGTCGATAAAGTAATCTCTGAAGTGGCGGCAATGCACCAAGAAGCGGGCGTTCCGCTAACGACTTGGCACTTTGGTGGCGATGAGGCGAAAAACATCAAGTTAGGTGCAGGCTTACAAGATATTAATGCAGAAGATAAAGTGGCTTGGAAAGGCAATATCGATTTGTCTAAGCAAGATAAGCCGTTCCAACAATCACCACAATGCCAGTCATTGATCGCTGATGGTACTGTAAGCGATTTCGGTCATCTACCAAGCCACTTCGCAGAACAGGTTTCTAAGATTGTTGCTGAGAAGGGTATTCCACACTTCCAAGCATGGCAAGATGGTCTGAAATACAGCGAAGGTGAAGAAGCATTTGCAACCGACAGCACTCGCGTGAACTTCTGGGACGTTCTTTACTGGGGCGGAACTTCATCAGTATACGATTGGTCAGCAAAAGGGTATGACGTGATTGTCTCTAACCCAGACTACGTATACATGGATATGCCATACGAAGTTGATGCAGCTGAGCGCGGTTACTACTGGGCAACACGTGCAACCGATACTCGTAAGATGTTTGGCTTCGCACCAGAGAACATGCCACAAAACGCAGAAACATCATTAGACCGTGATGGTAATGGCTTCTCAGGTAAAGGTGAGATTGAAGCGAAACCTTTCTACGGTCTGTCAGCTCAACTTTGGTCTGAGACAGTACGTAACGATGAGCAATATGAATACATGGTGTTCCCTCGCGTACTAGCAGCAGCAGAGCGCGCATGGCACCGAGCAGATTGGGAAAACGACTACAAGGTTGGCGTTGAATACTCTCAAGAAACTAACCTAGTGAATAAGCAAGCGCTAAACAGCGACTTCAATCGCTTCGCCAATATCGTGGGTCAACGTGAACTGGCTAAGCTTGAAAAAGCGGGCATTGATTACCGACTACCCGTGCCGGGCGCTCAGGTTGTGGATGGTAAGTTAGCGATGAACGTTCAATTCCCAGGTGTAGAGCTTCAATACTCAGCAGATGGTGAAAAGTGGCTAACGTATGATGAGCAACAACGTCCATCGGTCTCTGGTGAAACTTACATCCGCTCTATTTCAGAAAGTGGTGAGAAAGTAAGTCGAGTTACCTCAGTTAAATAA
- the ushA gene encoding bifunctional UDP-sugar hydrolase/5'-nucleotidase UshA — MKQRLILKTALSAAILATLAGCASQSAHDWNQDETYKLTILHTNDNHGRFWQNKYGEYGMSARKTLVDQLRSEVEAEGGSVLLLSGGDINTGVPESDLQDAEPDFKGMNKIGYDAMALGNHEFDNSLDVLQKQIDWANFPMLSANIYDKATGERKFQAYEMFEKQGIKIAVIGLTTEDTQKIGNPEFIAGIDFRDPKEEAKKLIAELKETEKPDLIFAVTHMGHYENGQRGVNAPGDVALARYLNEGDLDMIVGGHSQEPVCMEGPNVAKKNFKPGDECKPDVQNGTYIVQAHEWGKYVGRADYEFRNGELEMVSYDLIPVNLKKKVKIDGKKQRVLIQDEIAQDPELLEFLRPFQEQGQAQLEVQIAETNGKLEGDRNVVRFQQTNLGRLIATSHMERAKADFAVMNSGGVRDSIEAGNVTYKDVLTVQPFANILTYTDMTGKEVLDYLNVVATKPIDSGAYAQFAGISMTVANGEVSNVFIGGKQLRLDETYRFTVPSFNAAGGDGYPKLSDHPGYVNTGFVDAEVLKEYLEANSPVDVNKYAPSGQMVYK; from the coding sequence ATGAAGCAACGCCTTATTCTAAAGACAGCACTAAGTGCTGCAATCCTAGCTACTCTAGCTGGGTGTGCGTCTCAATCAGCTCATGATTGGAACCAAGATGAAACTTACAAGCTAACGATTCTTCACACAAACGATAACCATGGTCGTTTCTGGCAGAATAAATACGGCGAATACGGCATGTCTGCGCGTAAAACGCTAGTTGACCAACTTCGTTCAGAAGTTGAAGCAGAAGGCGGTAGCGTGTTGCTTCTATCTGGCGGTGACATCAACACGGGTGTCCCAGAGTCAGACCTTCAGGACGCAGAACCTGATTTTAAAGGTATGAACAAAATTGGTTACGATGCAATGGCATTGGGTAACCACGAGTTTGATAACTCTTTAGACGTACTACAAAAGCAGATCGACTGGGCTAACTTCCCAATGCTATCTGCAAACATCTACGATAAAGCGACAGGCGAACGTAAGTTCCAAGCTTACGAGATGTTCGAAAAGCAAGGCATCAAGATTGCGGTTATTGGTTTAACAACGGAAGATACCCAAAAGATTGGTAACCCTGAATTTATCGCGGGCATCGACTTCCGTGATCCAAAAGAAGAAGCGAAGAAGCTAATCGCTGAACTTAAAGAAACAGAAAAACCGGATCTAATCTTTGCTGTGACTCACATGGGTCACTACGAAAATGGCCAACGTGGTGTTAACGCTCCGGGTGATGTCGCACTTGCTCGTTACCTAAACGAAGGCGATCTAGACATGATCGTTGGTGGTCACTCTCAAGAGCCTGTATGTATGGAAGGCCCTAACGTTGCGAAGAAAAACTTCAAGCCGGGTGATGAGTGTAAGCCTGACGTACAGAACGGTACCTACATCGTTCAAGCTCACGAGTGGGGCAAGTACGTAGGTCGTGCTGATTACGAATTCCGTAATGGCGAGCTAGAGATGGTGAGCTACGACCTGATTCCAGTTAACCTTAAGAAGAAAGTTAAGATTGACGGTAAGAAGCAACGTGTTCTTATTCAAGATGAAATCGCACAAGACCCAGAGCTACTTGAATTCCTACGTCCTTTCCAAGAGCAAGGTCAGGCACAGCTAGAAGTTCAAATCGCAGAGACAAATGGTAAGCTTGAAGGCGATCGTAACGTCGTTCGCTTCCAACAGACCAACCTAGGTCGTTTAATTGCGACTTCTCACATGGAGCGTGCAAAAGCAGACTTCGCAGTGATGAACTCTGGTGGTGTACGTGACTCAATTGAAGCCGGCAATGTTACTTACAAAGACGTGCTAACAGTACAACCTTTTGCGAACATCCTGACTTACACAGACATGACGGGTAAAGAAGTTCTAGATTACCTAAATGTAGTGGCGACTAAACCAATCGATTCTGGTGCTTACGCTCAATTCGCTGGCATTTCAATGACAGTAGCGAACGGTGAAGTATCGAATGTATTCATCGGTGGCAAGCAGCTTCGTTTAGACGAAACATACCGTTTCACGGTTCCAAGCTTTAACGCTGCTGGTGGTGACGGTTACCCTAAACTGTCTGACCACCCAGGTTACGTAAATACTGGTTTTGTTGATGCTGAAGTACTGAAAGAGTACCTAGAAGCAAACAGCCCGGTTGATGTGAACAAGTACGCGCCTTCAGGCCAAATGGTTTACAAGTAA
- the ybaK gene encoding Cys-tRNA(Pro) deacylase, whose protein sequence is MTPAINLAKKKKIAHSVHQYHHDANNTNYGLEAVEALGQDPKRVFKTLLFCLNGVAKDLAVAVIPVDQKLNLKLAAKAAKGKKAEMADPEIAQKTTGYVVGGISPLGQKKALPTFVHSSATDFKTICVSAGKRGLEIELDPKDLTLLTRGQFADLCL, encoded by the coding sequence ATGACCCCTGCAATCAATCTTGCCAAGAAAAAGAAAATCGCTCATAGCGTGCATCAGTACCATCATGATGCCAATAATACCAACTATGGTTTAGAAGCCGTTGAAGCGCTTGGTCAAGATCCCAAACGTGTATTCAAAACGCTGTTATTCTGCTTGAATGGTGTGGCGAAAGATTTGGCGGTTGCCGTTATTCCTGTCGACCAGAAGCTAAATCTAAAGCTGGCAGCAAAAGCGGCGAAAGGCAAAAAAGCAGAGATGGCTGATCCTGAGATTGCACAGAAAACCACGGGTTATGTTGTTGGTGGAATTAGTCCGCTTGGTCAGAAGAAAGCACTGCCTACTTTTGTTCATTCGAGCGCTACCGATTTTAAAACGATATGTGTGAGTGCAGGAAAGCGCGGGCTAGAAATTGAATTAGACCCAAAAGACTTAACACTGCTCACTCGCGGCCAGTTTGCTGATCTATGTTTATAG
- the prmC gene encoding peptide chain release factor N(5)-glutamine methyltransferase, with protein sequence MQSAYTVESALKAAIVKLQEGDNTSPSIDAAVLLCHALDKPRSYLLTWPEKHLTSEQESEFNALLKRRLTGEPVAYIIGEREFWSLPLKVSPSTLIPRPDTERLVEVALDKTYGKQGAILDLGTGTGAIALALASEMPNRQVTGIDLRPEAQQLATENAQRLNITNATFLHGSWFEPLSSEETVKFSLIVSNPPYIEKNDPHLSQGDVRFEPITALVAEEKGLADIRYISENARGFLENEGWLAFEHGYDQGLAVREIMQALGYLDVVTEKDYGGNDRVTLGRYCS encoded by the coding sequence ATGCAGTCAGCATATACGGTTGAAAGTGCTTTAAAAGCAGCAATCGTAAAGCTTCAAGAGGGTGATAACACATCACCCTCCATTGATGCAGCGGTACTGCTTTGTCACGCCTTAGATAAACCAAGATCTTACCTACTGACTTGGCCTGAGAAGCACCTCACCTCAGAGCAAGAGTCTGAATTCAACGCCCTTCTAAAACGTCGCTTAACCGGTGAGCCTGTGGCTTACATTATCGGTGAGCGTGAGTTTTGGTCACTGCCGTTAAAAGTTTCCCCTTCTACATTAATCCCACGCCCAGATACCGAGCGTTTGGTTGAAGTAGCGTTGGATAAAACCTATGGCAAGCAAGGCGCGATTCTCGATTTAGGGACAGGTACAGGTGCTATCGCGTTAGCATTGGCGTCTGAGATGCCGAATCGACAGGTAACGGGTATTGATCTTCGCCCTGAAGCGCAGCAGCTTGCTACAGAGAATGCACAACGTCTCAATATCACCAATGCGACTTTTTTGCACGGCAGTTGGTTTGAGCCTTTGAGCTCTGAAGAAACTGTGAAGTTCTCTCTGATTGTTTCTAACCCGCCATACATTGAGAAGAATGATCCTCATTTGTCTCAAGGCGATGTGCGTTTTGAGCCAATCACAGCACTGGTTGCTGAGGAGAAAGGGCTTGCAGATATCCGATACATTTCTGAAAACGCTCGCGGCTTTTTGGAAAATGAAGGTTGGTTAGCATTTGAACACGGCTATGACCAAGGTTTGGCAGTTCGTGAGATTATGCAGGCGCTCGGTTATCTCGATGTTGTCACAGAGAAAGATTACGGTGGTAATGACCGAGTGACATTGGGTCGTTACTGTTCATAG
- a CDS encoding SirB2 family protein, whose product MYEGLKHFHLLTIAISALLLSIRFALMMANSPKLKHPFLQRFPHINDSLLLLSGIGLIFITGFIPFTPAAPWLTEKLTCVMAYIALGFFALKLGKNKLLRVFSFFGALGWLAMAGKIAMTKTPTFFG is encoded by the coding sequence ATGTACGAAGGTCTAAAACATTTTCACCTATTAACGATTGCTATAAGTGCGCTACTTCTTTCGATTCGTTTCGCTCTTATGATGGCTAACTCACCTAAGCTTAAGCATCCTTTCTTGCAGCGTTTCCCTCATATCAATGACTCGTTGCTATTGCTATCGGGTATTGGTTTGATTTTCATCACTGGCTTTATTCCATTCACACCAGCAGCACCATGGTTAACCGAAAAACTAACTTGTGTTATGGCTTACATCGCATTAGGTTTCTTTGCGCTTAAGCTAGGTAAAAACAAGCTACTGAGAGTATTCTCTTTCTTTGGTGCGCTTGGCTGGTTAGCGATGGCAGGCAAAATCGCAATGACCAAGACACCAACATTTTTCGGTTAA
- the smrA gene encoding DNA endonuclease SmrA — protein sequence MSHDDDLDLFQEMMGDVKRIDHDTAEHQKVHRVTESHLAKREAAMWLSDDEKDYLSLDYSPMIKPDDVVAYKKDGVQEGVYKKLRLGKYPIQAKLDLHRKTLKDARNEVLSFLRQCLRMDVRTVIIVHGKGERSNPPAMMKSYVANWLTQINDVQCVHSAQQFHGGTGAVYVMLRKSNEKKLENRERHQKRTS from the coding sequence ATGTCTCATGATGACGACTTAGATCTATTCCAAGAAATGATGGGCGATGTTAAACGTATCGACCATGACACCGCTGAACACCAGAAAGTACACCGAGTCACCGAATCTCACCTTGCTAAGCGTGAAGCTGCTATGTGGCTGTCTGACGACGAGAAAGACTACTTATCATTAGATTACTCGCCAATGATCAAGCCAGATGATGTCGTTGCTTATAAAAAAGACGGCGTACAAGAAGGCGTATACAAAAAGCTGCGCCTAGGCAAATACCCTATTCAAGCCAAGCTCGACCTTCATAGGAAAACACTGAAAGACGCACGTAACGAAGTGCTTTCATTCTTGCGTCAGTGTTTAAGAATGGATGTTCGTACCGTCATCATTGTTCACGGTAAGGGTGAGCGTTCGAACCCACCAGCAATGATGAAAAGCTACGTGGCGAATTGGCTCACGCAAATTAACGACGTTCAATGTGTTCATTCTGCTCAGCAATTTCATGGTGGTACTGGCGCAGTCTACGTTATGCTCAGAAAGAGTAATGAGAAAAAGCTAGAGAACAGAGAGCGCCATCAAAAACGCACCAGTTAA
- a CDS encoding TraB/GumN family protein → MRPLWYMVLFVFTFSARQALAEPLYWQAKKDELTLTILGSVHVGDESMYPLPSAITDTLKNSDGLVIETDIRKSDGVVYPRNKLTTADVLNEEQLQLLIDISKSLDMPTQQLLSSPPWATSLSIQMQQLKNLGYGSAGGVDATLAYKATIQDVPVISLEPLQFQLDLMTKQKDDGKEWLVSSLEEFDQTDRVVHCLIESWKAGDLAKLEAFAKLSEMSPELEKAFLADRNIDWANKLAANDWKLDSKGNYLIVVGALHLVGEGNLLQLLKEKGFNVTQQSQSQQAQCQFEISDDS, encoded by the coding sequence TTGCGCCCACTCTGGTACATGGTTTTATTCGTTTTCACTTTTTCAGCAAGGCAAGCGCTCGCCGAGCCTCTTTATTGGCAAGCAAAAAAGGATGAACTGACACTCACTATCTTAGGTTCTGTGCACGTTGGGGACGAGAGTATGTACCCACTTCCTTCAGCGATCACCGACACGCTAAAAAACAGTGATGGGTTAGTTATCGAAACGGATATCAGAAAATCTGATGGCGTTGTATATCCCCGCAACAAACTCACTACAGCCGATGTACTCAATGAAGAACAGCTGCAATTATTAATCGACATCTCAAAATCATTGGATATGCCGACGCAACAACTGCTTAGCTCACCGCCTTGGGCGACATCTCTTTCCATACAGATGCAGCAGTTAAAAAATCTTGGTTATGGGTCCGCAGGAGGCGTTGATGCGACGCTAGCTTACAAAGCGACTATCCAAGATGTCCCGGTGATCAGCTTAGAGCCTCTTCAATTCCAATTAGACTTGATGACAAAACAGAAGGACGACGGTAAGGAGTGGTTAGTCAGTAGCCTTGAGGAATTTGACCAAACTGATCGTGTGGTTCATTGCCTAATAGAAAGCTGGAAGGCGGGTGATTTAGCAAAACTGGAAGCCTTCGCAAAGCTCTCTGAGATGTCGCCTGAACTAGAGAAAGCATTTTTAGCCGATCGAAACATAGACTGGGCAAACAAACTAGCAGCCAATGATTGGAAACTCGACTCAAAAGGGAACTACTTGATTGTGGTTGGTGCCTTGCACCTAGTTGGCGAAGGTAACCTTTTGCAGTTGTTAAAAGAGAAAGGTTTTAATGTCACACAACAATCACAAAGCCAACAGGCTCAGTGTCAATTTGAGATTAGTGACGACAGCTAG